The Phenylobacterium soli genome has a segment encoding these proteins:
- a CDS encoding MarR family winged helix-turn-helix transcriptional regulator, with product MKPKPSPRSARRQTRISLSDYQALGAFRLALRKFAAFSDASAHAEGLTAQQHQALLAVRAHSGVEAMTIGELAECLLIKNHSAVELVGRLVTAGLLTRSPSEADRRRILLSLTPEAASRLEAISRRNLRELSSSAPIFGELLKTVRRIGREKGEAGGGNPS from the coding sequence TTGAAACCGAAACCCTCACCGCGAAGCGCCCGCCGCCAGACCCGCATCAGCCTCTCCGACTACCAGGCGCTGGGGGCGTTCCGGCTGGCGCTGCGCAAGTTCGCGGCCTTCAGCGACGCCTCGGCCCACGCCGAAGGACTGACCGCCCAGCAGCACCAGGCCCTGCTGGCCGTGCGCGCCCACAGCGGCGTGGAGGCGATGACCATCGGCGAGCTGGCCGAATGCCTGCTGATCAAGAACCACAGCGCCGTGGAGCTGGTCGGACGGCTGGTCACCGCCGGGCTCCTCACCCGCAGCCCGTCCGAGGCGGATCGCCGGCGCATCCTGCTCAGCCTCACGCCGGAGGCCGCGTCGCGCCTGGAGGCGATCTCCCGCCGGAACCTGCGCGAGCTGAGCAGCAGCGCCCCCATCTTCGGTGAGCTGCTCAAGACTGTTCGGCGCATCGGCCGCGAAAAAGGCGAGGCGGGCGGCGGGAATCCCTCTTGA
- a CDS encoding cytochrome c oxidase assembly protein, producing the protein MQAALVPYCGAPVAPGRIAAAWNLDPILLAAAIGLLAAYAAGVRRADPGRRRRAAFYLGWTIATLALVSPLCRLSVSLFSARVGQHMLLELAAAPLVAYGRPWRVYEALLRLDLPAAPPRPLLAAGIFAVALWYWHAPLPYDLTFTSDAIYWCMHVTAFGAALLLWTGLQDGLEQAPASTVGAGILSAAQMTFLGALLTLAPRPLYAPHALTTAAWGLSPLDDQQIGGLIMWAPGCLAFAAISILGLVRAMRRADAAEAALA; encoded by the coding sequence GTGCAGGCTGCGCTTGTTCCCTATTGTGGAGCGCCCGTCGCGCCAGGTCGCATCGCGGCGGCCTGGAACCTCGATCCCATCCTTCTCGCCGCGGCCATCGGACTCCTGGCCGCCTACGCGGCGGGCGTGCGGCGCGCCGATCCTGGCCGGAGACGGCGCGCCGCCTTCTATCTCGGCTGGACGATCGCCACCCTGGCCTTGGTCTCCCCGCTCTGCCGGCTGTCGGTGTCGCTGTTCTCGGCCCGGGTCGGCCAGCACATGCTGCTGGAGCTCGCCGCCGCGCCGCTGGTCGCCTACGGCCGGCCCTGGCGGGTCTATGAGGCGCTGCTGCGCCTCGACCTTCCCGCGGCCCCGCCAAGGCCCCTGCTGGCGGCCGGCATCTTCGCCGTGGCGCTCTGGTACTGGCACGCGCCGCTTCCCTACGACCTGACGTTCACCAGCGACGCGATCTACTGGTGCATGCACGTGACCGCCTTCGGCGCGGCCCTGTTGCTGTGGACCGGCCTGCAGGACGGGCTCGAGCAGGCGCCGGCGAGCACGGTGGGCGCAGGCATCCTGTCGGCCGCGCAGATGACCTTCCTGGGGGCGCTGCTGACCCTGGCGCCGCGGCCGCTCTATGCGCCGCACGCCCTGACCACCGCCGCCTGGGGGCTCAGCCCGCTCGACGACCAGCAGATCGGCGGCCTCATCATGTGGGCGCCCGGATGCCTCGCCTTCGCGGCCATTTCGATCCTCGGGCTGGTGCGCGCGATGCGCCGCGCCGACGCCGCCGAAGCGGCGCTCGCGTGA
- a CDS encoding PQQ-dependent dehydrogenase, methanol/ethanol family, translating into MTKRTFLALAAMVGAGLAGCQKADHGLGAQAVAKMAHDPGWNGAAANLAPNDPPGEWRRPGRDYAGTRYSPLNQINAGNVAELKMAWSFADGVPYGHEGAPLVADNTMYLVTPFPNVAYALDLTKPGAPIKWTYSPNPSPMAIGKACCDAVLRGWALADGKLIFNTLDDHTVAVDAQTGKELWRTKLANVEDGVTTTMAATVYKDKVFVGNSGGELGVHGWLAALDLKSGKELWRAYNTGPDDQVKIGADFKPFYPWMRGKDLGATTWPADMWKHGGSASWGWITYDPDLNLIYYGTANPSPRVPAQRPGLNLWSAAMFARDADSGMARWAFQFTPHDQWDYDGVNEDVLIDIPWRGQTRKALVQFNRNGFAYTIDRQTGEVLVAKPFGNLNWALGVDPKTAQPIVNPAMQPKPGVKLPNACPTDIGVKDWQPAAFSPRTGLLYAGIFNICMDLTDHPVSYIAGTPYDGMEMKRHAGPGGNWGEFMAWDPIQGRKVWSIKEPFMTMSGALVTGSDLVFYGTVDGWFRAVDARTGKVLWSQKLGSGVIGQPITYLGPDGRQYVAVYAGVGGAAMVAAQQPGFPPRGDTLYVFSVGGASNNSGPGLLSSQPGKPAAQPDNTSPSQT; encoded by the coding sequence ATGACGAAGCGCACCTTTCTCGCCCTGGCCGCGATGGTCGGCGCCGGGCTGGCCGGCTGCCAGAAGGCCGACCATGGGCTGGGCGCCCAGGCCGTCGCCAAGATGGCCCACGATCCGGGCTGGAACGGCGCGGCCGCCAACCTGGCCCCCAACGACCCGCCGGGCGAGTGGCGCCGGCCGGGCCGCGACTACGCCGGCACCCGCTACAGCCCGCTCAATCAGATCAACGCCGGCAATGTCGCCGAGCTGAAGATGGCCTGGAGCTTCGCCGACGGCGTGCCTTACGGCCACGAAGGCGCGCCCCTGGTGGCGGACAACACCATGTACCTGGTGACGCCGTTCCCGAACGTCGCCTACGCGCTGGACCTCACCAAGCCCGGCGCGCCGATCAAGTGGACCTATTCGCCGAACCCCTCGCCCATGGCGATCGGCAAGGCGTGCTGCGACGCCGTCCTGCGCGGCTGGGCCCTGGCCGACGGCAAGCTGATCTTCAACACCCTCGACGACCACACGGTCGCGGTGGACGCCCAGACCGGCAAGGAGCTGTGGCGCACCAAGCTCGCCAATGTCGAGGACGGGGTGACCACGACGATGGCCGCCACCGTCTACAAGGACAAGGTGTTCGTCGGAAACTCCGGCGGCGAACTCGGCGTCCACGGCTGGCTGGCCGCCCTCGACCTGAAGAGCGGCAAGGAGCTCTGGCGCGCCTACAACACCGGGCCGGACGACCAGGTGAAGATCGGGGCCGACTTCAAGCCCTTCTATCCCTGGATGCGCGGCAAGGACCTCGGCGCCACCACCTGGCCGGCGGACATGTGGAAGCACGGCGGCTCGGCCTCGTGGGGCTGGATCACCTACGATCCGGACCTCAACCTGATCTACTACGGCACGGCCAACCCGAGCCCGCGCGTGCCGGCGCAGCGGCCGGGGCTGAACCTGTGGAGCGCGGCGATGTTCGCCCGCGATGCCGACAGCGGCATGGCCCGCTGGGCCTTCCAGTTCACCCCGCACGACCAGTGGGATTACGACGGCGTCAACGAGGACGTGCTGATCGACATCCCGTGGCGAGGGCAGACGCGCAAGGCGCTGGTCCAGTTCAACCGCAACGGCTTCGCCTACACCATCGACCGCCAGACCGGCGAGGTGCTGGTCGCCAAGCCGTTCGGCAACCTCAACTGGGCGCTCGGCGTCGATCCCAAGACCGCCCAGCCGATCGTCAATCCGGCGATGCAGCCCAAGCCCGGCGTGAAGCTGCCCAACGCCTGTCCGACGGACATCGGGGTGAAGGACTGGCAGCCGGCGGCGTTCAGCCCGCGCACCGGCCTGCTCTACGCCGGGATCTTCAACATCTGCATGGACCTGACCGACCACCCGGTCTCCTACATCGCCGGCACGCCCTACGACGGCATGGAGATGAAGCGTCACGCCGGGCCGGGCGGGAACTGGGGCGAGTTCATGGCCTGGGACCCGATCCAGGGCCGCAAGGTGTGGTCGATCAAGGAGCCGTTCATGACCATGAGCGGGGCGCTCGTGACCGGCTCGGACCTGGTCTTCTACGGCACCGTGGACGGCTGGTTCCGGGCCGTGGACGCGCGCACCGGCAAGGTGCTCTGGTCGCAGAAGCTGGGCTCGGGCGTGATCGGCCAGCCGATCACCTACCTGGGCCCGGACGGGCGGCAGTACGTGGCGGTCTACGCGGGCGTCGGCGGGGCGGCCATGGTGGCCGCCCAGCAGCCCGGCTTCCCGCCGCGCGGCGACACCCTCTACGTCTTCTCGGTCGGCGGAGCGTCGAACAACTCGGGCCCAGGCCTGCTGAGCAGCCAGCCGGGCAAGCCGGCGGCCCAGCCCGACAACACCAGCCCGAGCCAGACGTGA
- a CDS encoding c-type cytochrome, which yields MKLPLALGLAALALALAGCGRELHPTGAGGAQLPAGRGLPQMPTGDLAGAAASTAGQVFANPYAGDPGAIAEGHRLFNAMNCSGCHGYELKGGMGPDLTDTYWRYGGTPAAIYQSIYQGRPKGMPAWGVALPPSDIWKLAAYIESQGGAVKPGQYQAGLQGDLVPKAPGGAGQNAQNAANAGETHAPGGAARR from the coding sequence ATGAAGCTCCCCCTCGCCCTTGGCCTGGCCGCCCTCGCCCTCGCCCTCGCCGGCTGCGGCCGCGAGTTGCACCCGACCGGCGCGGGCGGCGCCCAGCTGCCCGCCGGCCGGGGCCTGCCGCAGATGCCGACGGGGGACCTGGCGGGCGCGGCGGCCAGCACCGCCGGCCAGGTGTTCGCCAACCCCTACGCCGGGGATCCGGGGGCGATCGCCGAGGGCCATCGGCTGTTCAACGCGATGAACTGCTCGGGCTGTCACGGCTATGAGCTGAAGGGCGGCATGGGCCCGGACCTGACGGACACCTACTGGCGCTACGGCGGCACGCCGGCGGCGATCTACCAGAGCATCTACCAGGGCCGGCCGAAGGGGATGCCGGCCTGGGGCGTGGCCCTGCCGCCGTCGGACATCTGGAAACTGGCGGCCTATATCGAGAGCCAGGGCGGCGCGGTGAAACCCGGGCAGTACCAGGCCGGGCTGCAAGGAGACCTGGTTCCCAAGGCGCCCGGCGGGGCCGGCCAGAACGCACAGAACGCCGCCAATGCGGGCGAGACCCATGCGCCCGGCGGCGCGGCGCGGCGGTGA
- the coxB gene encoding cytochrome c oxidase subunit II: MSYLATAGASAAPITRLGWGLLTISIVVVLMVGALLAGALWRRRAGVSPDPEGRLPVERRGPGLRWVWVGVGISTLALFVSTVWTLTTLAAVRHPPRPPALTIQVTGHDWWWEARYLGDAPGRDFTTANELHIPVGQPVRLELRSADVIHSFWIPKLGGKTDLIPGRTNMAWIEADRPGDYRGQCGEFCGLEHARMALQVVADPPAAFQAWRDRQLAAPAPAASPPIAAGAAVFQARCGACHAIRGTPAGGLFGPDLSHLALRRTLAAGTLTNDPQGLTAWLADPQAIKPGNEMPRVPLTDGDRAALVAYLQSLS, encoded by the coding sequence ATGTCGTACCTCGCTACCGCCGGAGCCTCGGCCGCGCCGATCACCCGGCTGGGCTGGGGCCTGCTGACGATCTCGATCGTGGTGGTGCTGATGGTCGGCGCGCTCCTGGCGGGCGCCTTGTGGCGGCGACGCGCCGGGGTGTCGCCGGACCCGGAGGGGCGACTGCCGGTGGAACGGAGAGGGCCAGGCCTGCGCTGGGTCTGGGTCGGCGTGGGGATTTCCACCCTGGCCCTCTTCGTCTCCACCGTCTGGACGCTGACCACCCTGGCCGCGGTGCGCCATCCGCCGCGTCCGCCGGCCCTGACCATCCAGGTGACCGGCCACGACTGGTGGTGGGAGGCGCGCTACCTGGGCGACGCGCCCGGGCGCGACTTCACCACGGCCAACGAGCTGCACATCCCCGTCGGCCAGCCGGTGCGGCTGGAGCTGCGCTCGGCCGACGTCATCCACTCCTTCTGGATTCCCAAGCTGGGCGGCAAGACCGACCTGATCCCGGGCCGCACGAACATGGCCTGGATCGAGGCGGACCGGCCCGGCGACTATCGCGGCCAATGCGGCGAATTCTGCGGGCTGGAACACGCCCGCATGGCTCTCCAGGTCGTCGCAGACCCGCCGGCGGCCTTCCAGGCCTGGCGGGATCGTCAACTGGCCGCGCCCGCCCCGGCGGCTTCCCCACCCATCGCCGCCGGGGCGGCAGTCTTCCAGGCGCGCTGCGGCGCCTGCCACGCGATCCGCGGCACGCCGGCCGGCGGGCTGTTCGGCCCCGACCTCAGCCACCTGGCGCTGCGGCGGACGCTGGCCGCGGGGACCCTGACCAACGACCCTCAGGGTCTGACGGCCTGGCTCGCCGACCCGCAGGCGATCAAACCCGGCAACGAGATGCCCCGCGTGCCGCTCACCGACGGTGACCGCGCGGCCCTCGTCGCCTACCTCCAGTCGTTGAGCTAG
- the ctaD gene encoding cytochrome c oxidase subunit I, producing MVDRALDPAVVLERRQLAQTWETPRTVVGWLSSVDHKEIGKRYLVTAFVFLLLGGVEALILRLQLARPNEAVLSPEAYDQIFTLHGVTMIFLYALPVLSGFSNYLWPLLLGSRDMAFPRLNAFSYWTFLGAGVFIYASVFMGQAPNAGWFDYVPLAGREHDPGLNIDVYALGIVFLGVSTTVGAINFVVTLLRTRAPGMSINRMPILVWGTITASVANLFAVPALTAACLLLWLDRQFGMHFYDIAGGGQPLLWQHLFWFFGHPWVYALVLPAMGIVSDALPTFCRRPLVGYTAVALATVATMVIGFGVWVHHMFAVGMPPLAMSFFGAASMVIAIPSAVSVFAWIATIWTGRPVWTTAFLYFAGFILLFVIGGVSGFMTAAVPLDWQLTDTYFVVAHLHYVLLGINVFPVIGGLYYWFPKMTGRLMDERLGKWSFWTAFIGFNVAFFPMHVAGLMGMPRRIYTYPAGMGWGGPNLITSVGSFVFAAGVLLTVWNVIRSRTRGAPAGANPWDAPTLEWSVASPPPAYNFARLPIVASRHPLWEDRLGEGTGRSVLDSDIRLTEGRETLATTPLDAEADAILRMPGDTPIPLLLGLALTVLFFALLWKGWWLAGAALVVSALLTAAWLRPSRRAPREESARG from the coding sequence ATGGTCGACCGCGCCCTTGATCCAGCCGTCGTCCTCGAGCGGCGCCAGCTCGCCCAGACCTGGGAGACGCCGCGGACGGTCGTCGGCTGGCTGTCGAGCGTCGACCACAAGGAGATCGGCAAGCGCTACCTGGTGACGGCCTTCGTCTTCCTGCTGCTCGGCGGGGTGGAGGCGCTGATCCTGCGGCTGCAGCTCGCCCGGCCCAACGAGGCGGTGCTGTCGCCCGAGGCCTACGACCAGATCTTCACCCTCCACGGGGTGACGATGATCTTCCTTTACGCCCTGCCGGTGCTGTCGGGGTTCTCCAACTACCTGTGGCCCCTGCTCCTCGGCTCGCGGGACATGGCCTTCCCGCGGCTCAACGCCTTCTCCTACTGGACCTTCCTGGGCGCCGGTGTGTTCATCTACGCCTCGGTGTTCATGGGCCAGGCGCCCAACGCCGGCTGGTTCGACTACGTGCCGCTGGCCGGGCGCGAGCACGACCCGGGCCTCAACATCGACGTCTATGCGCTGGGCATCGTCTTCCTGGGCGTCTCCACCACCGTCGGGGCTATCAACTTCGTCGTCACCCTGCTGCGCACACGCGCACCGGGCATGTCGATCAACCGCATGCCGATCCTGGTGTGGGGCACCATCACCGCCTCGGTGGCCAACCTGTTCGCCGTGCCCGCCCTGACCGCCGCCTGCCTCCTCCTGTGGCTCGACCGGCAGTTCGGGATGCACTTCTACGACATCGCCGGCGGCGGCCAGCCGCTGCTCTGGCAGCACCTGTTCTGGTTCTTCGGCCATCCCTGGGTCTACGCCCTGGTGCTGCCGGCCATGGGCATCGTCTCGGACGCCCTGCCGACCTTCTGCCGCCGGCCGCTGGTTGGCTACACGGCCGTGGCCCTCGCCACCGTGGCGACCATGGTCATCGGCTTCGGGGTGTGGGTGCACCACATGTTCGCGGTCGGCATGCCGCCGCTCGCCATGAGCTTCTTCGGCGCGGCCAGCATGGTGATCGCCATCCCTAGCGCGGTCTCGGTGTTCGCCTGGATCGCCACCATCTGGACCGGACGGCCGGTCTGGACGACCGCCTTCCTCTACTTCGCGGGCTTCATCCTGCTGTTCGTGATCGGCGGGGTGTCGGGGTTCATGACCGCGGCCGTGCCGCTCGACTGGCAGCTCACCGACACCTACTTCGTGGTCGCCCACCTGCACTACGTGCTGCTGGGCATCAACGTCTTCCCGGTGATCGGTGGCCTCTACTACTGGTTCCCGAAGATGACCGGGCGGCTGATGGACGAGCGGCTCGGCAAGTGGAGCTTCTGGACGGCCTTCATCGGTTTCAACGTCGCCTTCTTCCCGATGCACGTGGCGGGCCTGATGGGCATGCCGCGGCGGATCTACACCTACCCGGCCGGCATGGGCTGGGGCGGGCCGAACCTGATCACCTCGGTCGGCTCCTTCGTGTTCGCCGCCGGGGTGCTGCTGACGGTGTGGAACGTGATCCGCAGCCGCACGCGCGGCGCGCCGGCCGGCGCCAACCCGTGGGACGCGCCGACGCTGGAGTGGTCGGTCGCCTCGCCGCCGCCGGCCTACAACTTCGCTCGCCTGCCGATCGTGGCGAGCCGCCATCCGCTGTGGGAGGACCGCCTGGGCGAAGGCACCGGTCGCTCGGTGCTGGACAGCGACATCCGGCTCACCGAGGGGCGCGAAACGCTCGCCACCACGCCGCTGGACGCCGAGGCGGACGCCATCCTGCGGATGCCGGGCGACACGCCGATCCCGCTGCTGCTCGGACTGGCGCTCACCGTGCTGTTCTTCGCCCTGCTGTGGAAGGGCTGGTGGCTGGCCGGCGCGGCGCTGGTGGTGAGCGCCCTGCTGACCGCCGCCTGGCTTCGGCCCAGCCGCCGGGCCCCGCGCGAGGAGAGCGCCCGTGGCTGA
- a CDS encoding cytochrome c oxidase subunit 3: MADLSLDRPLPVAPSGYRSSGWWGLATVIATEAALFVFLIFAYAYLGSQSATPWPPGGAPALRLAGPNTVVLLASSLAAWWGQKGIERGRRGQLVLGLAIALVLGAVFAGVQGLEWAAKPHGPSDSAYLSLYFTITGVHLAHVAVGLAVLLALLVWAALGEFTAARHEHVGVGLLYWHFVDAVWLVVFTTFYLTPRMGIF, encoded by the coding sequence GTGGCTGACCTGTCCCTCGACCGGCCGCTGCCCGTCGCCCCCTCCGGCTATCGCTCGTCCGGCTGGTGGGGCCTCGCCACGGTGATCGCCACCGAGGCGGCGCTCTTCGTGTTCCTGATCTTCGCCTACGCCTATCTCGGCTCGCAGTCGGCGACGCCCTGGCCGCCCGGCGGCGCGCCGGCCCTGCGGCTGGCGGGGCCGAACACGGTCGTGCTGCTGGCCTCGAGCCTGGCGGCGTGGTGGGGCCAGAAGGGGATCGAGCGGGGCCGGCGCGGCCAGCTCGTCCTCGGCCTGGCGATCGCCCTCGTCCTAGGCGCCGTTTTCGCGGGCGTGCAGGGGCTGGAGTGGGCGGCCAAGCCGCACGGACCCTCGGACAGCGCCTACCTGTCGCTCTACTTCACCATCACCGGCGTCCACCTGGCGCACGTGGCGGTCGGGCTCGCCGTGCTGCTCGCCCTGCTGGTCTGGGCCGCGCTCGGCGAATTCACCGCCGCGCGGCACGAGCACGTCGGCGTCGGCCTGCTCTACTGGCACTTCGTCGACGCGGTCTGGCTCGTGGTGTTCACCACCTTCTACCTGACGCCGCGCATGGGGATCTTCTGA
- a CDS encoding carbohydrate porin — protein sequence MRACRLGGLVAAVTTLVPAAALAQAQPPQKPPQADSPSKPPAEHLLGDWAAGPAATGVELSLEYKGEVVGNLSGGHGHGLDYSHLILGEAALDGAKLWNLKGFKLYAAFANVAGNSLSADTLGDDFLAVQDAYVPNVTVGARLAWLYGEQSFAGDRVNVAAGRLPVHRDFARSDFYCRFMSTAICGGPHTLPAQPAFTDLPFATWGARAQVKLGGGLSTTLGAYEVNPKHGGPSGLNWSTGGSTGTLYPVELAFAPGGKSARLPGHYKLGWMYDTSAYPDLYADAAGQPIAVSGRPGRSHRGRPTGYALFDQMLVRHGRGKTAGLVAFGGYVRSDPATFRLAQLSFLGLSDEGLVASRPKDVAGLLVAHTQVSSSLSRTERLQAALGEPFTGGVDGVQRSEWVVEANYAVHVRDGLTLMPDVQWVRWPGAIRGHGDALVLGARADIHF from the coding sequence ATGCGCGCATGCCGCCTGGGCGGCCTTGTGGCCGCCGTCACCACCCTCGTCCCCGCGGCGGCGCTCGCCCAGGCGCAGCCACCTCAGAAGCCGCCTCAGGCGGACTCCCCCAGCAAGCCGCCCGCCGAGCACCTCCTCGGCGACTGGGCCGCTGGCCCCGCGGCGACGGGGGTCGAGCTCTCCCTCGAGTACAAGGGGGAGGTGGTCGGCAACCTCTCCGGCGGCCATGGCCACGGCCTCGACTATTCGCACCTGATCCTCGGCGAGGCGGCCCTCGACGGCGCGAAGCTGTGGAACTTGAAGGGCTTCAAGCTGTACGCCGCCTTCGCCAACGTCGCCGGCAACAGCCTGTCCGCCGACACCCTGGGCGACGACTTCCTGGCCGTGCAGGACGCCTATGTGCCGAACGTCACCGTCGGCGCACGGCTCGCCTGGCTCTACGGCGAGCAGTCCTTCGCCGGCGACCGGGTCAATGTCGCGGCCGGCCGGCTGCCGGTGCACCGCGACTTCGCCCGTTCGGACTTCTACTGCCGGTTCATGTCCACCGCGATCTGCGGCGGGCCGCACACCCTGCCGGCGCAGCCCGCCTTCACCGACCTGCCGTTCGCCACCTGGGGCGCGCGGGCTCAGGTCAAGCTCGGCGGCGGCCTCTCGACGACCCTCGGCGCCTACGAGGTCAATCCCAAGCACGGGGGCCCCTCGGGGCTGAACTGGTCGACGGGCGGCTCGACGGGCACGCTCTACCCCGTCGAGCTCGCCTTCGCGCCGGGGGGCAAGTCCGCGCGCCTGCCCGGTCACTACAAGCTCGGCTGGATGTACGACACCTCGGCCTATCCGGACCTCTACGCCGACGCCGCCGGCCAGCCGATCGCCGTCAGCGGCCGGCCGGGGCGCTCGCATCGCGGTCGACCGACCGGCTATGCGCTGTTCGACCAGATGCTGGTGCGGCACGGCAGGGGGAAGACCGCCGGCCTCGTGGCCTTCGGCGGCTACGTGCGGTCCGACCCGGCCACCTTCCGGCTCGCCCAGCTGTCGTTCCTGGGCCTGTCGGACGAGGGGCTGGTCGCTTCGCGCCCGAAGGACGTCGCCGGTCTGCTCGTCGCCCATACCCAGGTCAGTTCATCGCTCAGCCGCACCGAGCGCCTGCAGGCCGCCCTCGGCGAGCCGTTCACCGGCGGGGTCGACGGCGTCCAGCGGTCAGAGTGGGTGGTGGAGGCGAACTATGCCGTCCACGTGCGCGACGGGCTCACCCTGATGCCCGATGTCCAGTGGGTGCGCTGGCCCGGCGCGATCCGCGGCCACGGCGACGCCCTGGTGCTCGGCGCGCGGGCCGACATCCACTTCTGA
- a CDS encoding alpha/beta fold hydrolase encodes MAGPTSHFYFSQRLRLHYVDWGNSDAPPLVLVHGGQDHCRNWDWVAQRLRDRYHVIAPDLRGHGDSAWAVGGGYDMGAYVYDLAQLIHQKTAAPVTMVAHSLGAGIALNYGGAFPDSVAKLVAIEGLGPSPRVMAEQAKRAVDERLRAWVADRRQNSGRTARRYARLEDAVARMAEENAHLSPEQARHLTVHGVQQNEDGTYSWKFDNATRWGGGVGGLSHEDQHRLWAKITAPVLLVRGADSWASDPVIDGRIRHFANARLVNFENAGHWVHHDQLEGFMAELEAFLSS; translated from the coding sequence ATGGCTGGTCCCACGTCACACTTTTACTTCTCTCAGCGCCTGCGGCTGCACTACGTCGATTGGGGCAACAGCGATGCGCCACCGCTGGTGCTGGTGCACGGCGGCCAGGATCACTGCCGGAACTGGGACTGGGTCGCACAGCGGCTGCGCGACCGCTATCACGTGATCGCTCCGGACCTCCGCGGACATGGCGACAGCGCCTGGGCCGTCGGGGGTGGCTATGACATGGGGGCCTACGTCTACGATCTGGCCCAGCTCATCCACCAGAAGACGGCCGCTCCAGTCACCATGGTCGCTCATTCGCTCGGCGCGGGCATTGCCTTGAACTACGGCGGTGCGTTTCCGGACTCTGTGGCCAAGCTCGTGGCCATCGAAGGCCTTGGACCTTCTCCTCGGGTCATGGCCGAGCAGGCCAAACGCGCTGTCGACGAGCGGTTGCGCGCCTGGGTGGCGGACCGTCGGCAGAACTCTGGACGCACTGCGCGCCGGTATGCACGCCTGGAGGACGCCGTCGCGCGGATGGCCGAGGAGAATGCCCACCTCAGCCCCGAGCAGGCGCGCCACCTCACGGTGCACGGGGTCCAGCAGAACGAAGACGGGACCTATTCCTGGAAATTCGACAACGCAACGCGCTGGGGTGGTGGCGTAGGCGGCCTCTCGCACGAAGACCAGCATCGTCTCTGGGCCAAGATCACGGCGCCTGTGTTGCTGGTGCGCGGCGCAGACTCCTGGGCCTCTGATCCAGTGATCGACGGGCGCATCAGGCATTTCGCCAACGCCCGGCTCGTCAATTTCGAGAACGCCGGCCATTGGGTCCACCACGATCAGCTCGAAGGCTTCATGGCGGAGCTTGAAGCCTTCCTCAGCTCTTGA
- a CDS encoding SDR family oxidoreductase, giving the protein MELKDKVIVVTGAASGIGRALAQRFAAEGAKAVVCADRDEAGAKATAAGIGGVAFRVDVAREDEIAGLIETVERDIGPIDLFCSNAGIGVGGGAEAANADWQRIWDINVMAHVWAARHLVPRMVARGGGYLLNTASAAGLLSQIGSAPYAVTKHAAVGLAEWLAITHGDDGIKVSVLCPQAVRTAMTAGNPDGVASIDGMMEPEELAEVTVGCLEREEFLILPHPEVLQYMRNKTADYGRWIGGMRKLNRQFRG; this is encoded by the coding sequence ATGGAACTGAAGGACAAGGTCATCGTCGTCACCGGCGCGGCGAGCGGTATCGGCCGGGCGCTGGCTCAGCGGTTCGCGGCCGAGGGCGCCAAGGCTGTGGTCTGCGCGGACCGCGACGAGGCCGGGGCCAAGGCCACTGCAGCGGGCATTGGCGGCGTCGCATTCCGCGTCGATGTCGCACGGGAAGACGAGATCGCCGGCCTCATCGAGACGGTCGAGCGCGACATCGGCCCGATCGACCTCTTCTGCTCAAACGCGGGCATCGGCGTGGGCGGTGGCGCGGAGGCCGCCAACGCCGACTGGCAGCGCATCTGGGACATCAATGTCATGGCCCACGTCTGGGCCGCCCGCCACCTGGTGCCGCGGATGGTCGCCCGCGGCGGCGGCTACCTGCTGAACACCGCCTCCGCGGCGGGCCTGCTATCGCAGATCGGCTCGGCGCCCTACGCGGTGACCAAGCACGCCGCCGTCGGCTTGGCCGAATGGTTGGCCATCACGCACGGCGATGACGGCATCAAGGTCTCGGTGCTCTGCCCCCAGGCGGTGCGCACCGCGATGACCGCCGGCAATCCGGACGGCGTCGCCTCCATCGACGGGATGATGGAGCCCGAGGAGCTGGCGGAAGTCACCGTGGGGTGCCTGGAGCGGGAGGAGTTCCTGATCCTGCCGCACCCCGAGGTCCTGCAGTACATGCGCAACAAGACGGCCGATTACGGTCGGTGGATCGGCGGCATGCGCAAGCTGAATCGCCAGTTCCGCGGGTAA